A genomic stretch from Pararhizobium sp. IMCC21322 includes:
- the urtD gene encoding urea ABC transporter ATP-binding protein UrtD, with the protein MTEKTNSLLYLDGVSVSFDGFKAINNLSLVLQQGEMRAIIGPNGAGKTTMMDIMTGKTRPDIGDVIFAGEIDLTKHDEADIATMGIGRKFQKPTVFEGHTVEGNIALALAGTRGVIATLFHRRSETGEGRIRQVLDTIRLSHLRGNTAGNLSHGQKQWLEIGMLLAQDPKLLLVDEPVAGMTDAETEATASLLRDIAEDHSIIVVEHDMGFVRELGVKVTCLHEGSVLSEGSLDHVSADPKVIEVYLGR; encoded by the coding sequence ATGACCGAGAAAACCAATTCATTGCTGTATCTGGATGGCGTGTCCGTTTCATTTGACGGCTTTAAAGCCATCAATAATCTGTCGCTGGTGCTGCAGCAGGGCGAAATGCGCGCCATTATCGGCCCTAACGGGGCTGGTAAAACCACCATGATGGATATCATGACCGGTAAGACGCGCCCGGACATTGGCGATGTCATTTTCGCTGGCGAAATTGATCTGACCAAGCATGATGAAGCCGATATTGCCACAATGGGCATTGGCCGAAAATTTCAAAAGCCGACGGTCTTTGAAGGCCATACAGTCGAGGGTAACATTGCCTTGGCGCTGGCTGGAACACGGGGCGTTATTGCCACGCTGTTTCACCGCCGCAGTGAAACGGGGGAAGGGCGCATTCGTCAGGTTCTGGATACGATCCGCTTGTCTCACTTGCGCGGAAATACAGCGGGCAACCTCAGCCATGGTCAAAAGCAGTGGCTCGAAATCGGCATGTTGCTGGCACAGGATCCCAAACTCCTTCTGGTGGACGAGCCGGTTGCGGGTATGACAGATGCCGAAACCGAAGCAACAGCGTCCTTGCTGCGCGACATTGCCGAGGATCATTCGATTATTGTCGTGGAGCACGACATGGGCTTCGTTCGCGAATTGGGCGTCAAGGTGACGTGCCTTCACGAAGGCTCGGTGCTCTCGGAAGGTTCATTGGACCATGTGTCAGCCGACCCAAAAGTCATAGAAGTTTATTTAGGACGTTGA
- the urtB gene encoding urea ABC transporter permease subunit UrtB, whose protein sequence is MYRNSILALLTVWCLSLFAPVANAQEPDLQAIVQKFATSKNFNQTKAIVAELAETGDASVAGVLNALSDGAVYFRKSDRQVFVVPGSGNTLELFDPLTGEAAGEAGKRELKKVRVNNSLRRSIRDAIGGLTLASADPAVRLNAANIFAANPDVDALPAIEAALEKETDETVAMRLRQAQAAATLISDRSLEEKTIAVRVMTTLGNREALAFLTRFEAQAEGELKTLAVSGITKIEKSLKLWGMGQNIWYGVSLGSVLLLAAIGLAITFGVMGVINMAHGEMVMLGAYTTYLVQEIIRNSMPELMDWSLLIALPLAFMVSALVGLVLERGVIRFLYGRPLETLLATWGVSLILQQAVRTLFGPSNQEVSNPSWMSGAFEVGLITITWNRLYILIFALCVFAILLWAFNKTSLGLQMRAVTQNRRMASAMGIRTPWVDALTFMLGSGIAGIAGVALSQIDNVSPNLGQSYIIDSFMVVVFGGVGNLWGTLVGALSLGVFNKFLEPYAGAVLAKILVLIFIILFIQKKPRGLFALKGRAIET, encoded by the coding sequence GTGTACCGCAACTCAATTCTGGCACTGCTGACTGTATGGTGTCTGTCGCTCTTTGCGCCTGTCGCAAACGCACAAGAGCCGGATCTCCAGGCAATTGTTCAAAAATTCGCAACATCCAAAAATTTCAATCAGACCAAAGCCATTGTGGCAGAGCTTGCCGAGACAGGTGATGCATCAGTTGCCGGTGTTCTGAACGCGCTGTCAGATGGTGCTGTGTATTTCCGCAAATCTGACAGACAGGTGTTCGTGGTTCCGGGAAGCGGGAATACGCTGGAACTGTTCGACCCTCTCACTGGGGAGGCAGCCGGCGAAGCCGGAAAACGCGAGCTCAAGAAAGTCAGAGTCAATAATTCACTTCGGCGCAGCATCAGAGATGCCATTGGTGGCCTCACACTGGCGTCGGCAGATCCGGCGGTTCGTCTGAATGCTGCAAACATTTTTGCGGCAAACCCGGATGTGGATGCGCTGCCGGCCATTGAAGCCGCGCTGGAAAAGGAAACCGATGAAACAGTTGCCATGCGCCTGCGTCAGGCTCAGGCCGCCGCAACTCTGATTTCCGACCGATCACTGGAAGAAAAGACAATCGCCGTCAGGGTCATGACCACGCTCGGCAATCGGGAGGCACTGGCTTTCCTGACCCGCTTTGAAGCACAGGCCGAGGGTGAGCTGAAGACCCTTGCAGTCAGCGGCATCACCAAGATTGAGAAATCGCTCAAGCTTTGGGGCATGGGTCAGAATATCTGGTACGGGGTCTCGCTTGGTTCTGTGCTGCTGTTGGCAGCCATTGGTCTTGCCATCACATTTGGTGTGATGGGCGTCATCAACATGGCCCATGGCGAGATGGTCATGCTGGGAGCCTATACAACGTATCTTGTGCAGGAAATTATCCGCAACTCCATGCCCGAACTCATGGACTGGTCGCTGCTGATCGCGCTGCCTCTGGCCTTTATGGTGTCGGCTCTGGTTGGGCTGGTTCTGGAACGCGGTGTTATCCGCTTCCTCTACGGTCGCCCGCTGGAAACTTTGCTGGCAACCTGGGGTGTATCTCTCATCCTGCAACAGGCGGTACGAACCTTGTTTGGCCCCAGTAATCAGGAGGTTTCAAACCCCTCCTGGATGTCCGGCGCCTTTGAGGTCGGCCTGATAACAATCACCTGGAACCGCCTCTACATTCTCATTTTTGCGCTTTGCGTGTTTGCAATATTGCTCTGGGCTTTCAACAAAACATCGCTGGGTCTGCAAATGCGCGCTGTTACGCAAAACAGACGCATGGCATCGGCCATGGGTATTCGCACTCCATGGGTTGATGCACTGACCTTCATGCTTGGCTCCGGCATTGCCGGTATTGCTGGCGTGGCTCTCAGCCAGATTGACAATGTGTCGCCTAATCTGGGCCAGAGCTACATCATCGACAGTTTCATGGTCGTGGTATTTGGCGGGGTTGGCAATTTGTGGGGAACGCTTGTGGGTGCCTTGTCACTCGGGGTCTTCAACAAATTTCTGGAACCCTATGCAGGCGCAGTGCTTGCCAAAATCCTGGTGCTGATTTTCATCATTCTGTTTATTCAGAAGAAACCGCGCGGCCTGTTTGCACTTAAGGGACGGGCAATCGAGACATGA
- the urtA gene encoding urea ABC transporter substrate-binding protein, with protein sequence MTGKLKTLALASLASTIIATASFTANAQETIKVGVLHSLSGTMAISETTLKDAMLMLIDEQNKKGGLLGMQLEAVVVDPASDWPLFAEKARELIEGEGVASVFGAWTSVSRKSVLPVFEELNSLLFYPVQYEGEESQRNVFYTGAAPNQQAIPAVDYLMENESVERWVLAGTDYVYPRTTNKILEAYLQSKGVAAEDIMINYTPFGHSDWQTIVADINAFGSAGKKTAVVSTINGDANVPFYKELGNQGIKAEDIPVVAFSVGEEELAGLDTTPLVGHLAAWNYFQSADTEENAEFIEKWKTFIGDENRVTNDPMEAHYIGFNMWVKAVEKAGTTDADAVIDAIIGVSVPNLTGGFSAMMPNHHITKPVLIGEIQEDGQFETVWETSGLVVGDAWSDYLPDSKDLISDWRAPMSCGNFNTATGQCGGKGVN encoded by the coding sequence ATGACTGGTAAACTTAAAACTCTCGCTTTGGCGTCCCTAGCGTCAACCATAATAGCAACGGCGTCTTTCACTGCCAATGCTCAGGAAACAATTAAGGTCGGTGTTCTGCATTCACTGTCCGGTACAATGGCGATTTCCGAGACAACTCTGAAAGACGCAATGTTGATGCTCATTGACGAGCAGAACAAAAAAGGCGGTCTTCTGGGCATGCAGCTGGAAGCTGTGGTTGTTGATCCGGCCTCTGACTGGCCGCTCTTTGCTGAAAAAGCACGTGAGCTGATCGAAGGCGAAGGTGTTGCGTCCGTATTTGGCGCTTGGACATCTGTGTCCCGTAAATCGGTTCTGCCAGTATTTGAGGAGTTGAACAGCCTGCTGTTCTACCCTGTTCAATACGAAGGTGAAGAAAGCCAGCGCAACGTATTTTATACTGGCGCTGCGCCGAACCAGCAGGCAATTCCTGCGGTCGACTATCTGATGGAGAACGAAAGCGTTGAGCGTTGGGTTCTGGCCGGAACCGACTATGTCTATCCGCGCACAACCAACAAGATTCTTGAAGCCTATCTGCAGTCCAAAGGTGTGGCTGCTGAAGACATCATGATCAACTACACGCCATTCGGTCATTCAGACTGGCAGACAATTGTTGCTGACATCAATGCATTTGGTTCCGCTGGCAAAAAGACAGCTGTTGTCTCCACCATCAATGGTGATGCCAATGTTCCATTCTACAAGGAACTCGGCAATCAGGGCATCAAAGCGGAAGATATTCCGGTTGTTGCTTTCTCGGTTGGTGAGGAAGAACTGGCTGGCCTTGATACAACACCGCTTGTCGGTCACCTTGCGGCCTGGAACTACTTCCAGTCCGCAGACACCGAAGAAAACGCTGAATTCATCGAAAAATGGAAGACCTTCATTGGTGATGAAAACCGCGTAACCAACGATCCAATGGAAGCTCACTACATCGGTTTCAACATGTGGGTCAAAGCGGTCGAAAAAGCCGGTACAACGGATGCGGATGCCGTTATCGATGCCATCATTGGTGTCTCCGTACCAAACCTGACCGGTGGCTTCTCAGCCATGATGCCAAACCATCACATCACCAAGCCTGTCCTCATTGGCGAAATCCAGGAAGACGGTCAGTTCGAAACTGTTTGGGAAACCTCCGGTCTCGTTGTTGGCGATGCATGGTCTGACTATCTGCCGGACTCCAAGGATTTGATTTCCGATTGGCGTGCGCCGATGTCTTGCGGCAATTTCAACACGGCTACCGGCCAGTGCGGCGGTAAAGGTGTCAACTAA
- a CDS encoding urease accessory protein UreF codes for MSAEGIGLIRLLSWLSPVFPTGGFAYSNGLERAVHDGLVGSEAELCDWLRSIITHGSAKNDQIFLAESWRQAAAKETCQPVAELAISLAGSKERHLELTAQGEAFVLAVDNWEFETRPDFAELYPLPVVVGAYCAVGGVDLKTALIGYLQAMISNQLQAAIRLSVLGQSGAARILAALEPDIAGLSAAAAETTLDDLGTAAINADIATMNHETQRVRLFRS; via the coding sequence ATGTCGGCTGAAGGCATTGGGTTGATCCGCCTGTTAAGCTGGTTGTCGCCGGTTTTTCCAACAGGGGGCTTTGCCTATAGCAACGGGCTGGAACGGGCTGTTCATGATGGCCTTGTCGGCAGTGAAGCGGAATTATGCGACTGGCTGCGCAGCATCATCACCCACGGATCTGCAAAGAATGATCAGATATTCCTGGCGGAGAGCTGGCGGCAAGCTGCTGCCAAGGAGACCTGCCAACCCGTTGCTGAACTGGCAATTTCGTTGGCTGGCAGTAAAGAACGGCATCTGGAACTGACCGCACAAGGTGAAGCCTTCGTGCTGGCCGTCGATAACTGGGAGTTTGAAACGCGCCCGGATTTCGCAGAATTATATCCTCTGCCGGTGGTTGTCGGTGCTTATTGTGCCGTGGGGGGCGTGGACCTGAAAACTGCCTTGATCGGTTATCTGCAGGCGATGATATCCAATCAATTGCAGGCAGCCATTCGCTTATCTGTGCTCGGACAGTCTGGCGCGGCGCGTATTCTGGCCGCGCTGGAGCCAGATATTGCCGGTTTATCAGCCGCAGCCGCTGAAACGACATTGGATGATCTTGGAACTGCGGCCATCAATGCCGATATCGCCACCATGAACCACGAAACACAAAGGGTCAGATTGTTCCGCTCATGA
- a CDS encoding putative quinol monooxygenase — MIYLIATLKIKPGSLPQIMEAVTPCIAATRQEAGCISYDLVQSLTDENTVMFVERWKDKAALDAHFQEPHLIAWRAAGEPFFLGRKLEIIEPADVEIR, encoded by the coding sequence ATGATCTATCTCATTGCTACACTGAAAATCAAACCCGGCTCCCTTCCACAAATCATGGAAGCGGTTACGCCCTGCATAGCAGCTACACGGCAGGAAGCCGGTTGTATTTCCTATGATCTGGTTCAAAGCCTGACAGATGAAAACACAGTGATGTTTGTCGAGCGCTGGAAAGACAAAGCGGCACTGGATGCACATTTTCAGGAGCCACATTTGATTGCCTGGCGTGCAGCCGGCGAACCCTTCTTTCTGGGCCGAAAGCTCGAAATTATCGAACCTGCTGATGTGGAAATTCGCTAA
- the urtE gene encoding urea ABC transporter ATP-binding subunit UrtE, with product MLTVDNAVLHYGAAEALRGVSMEAASGRITCVLGRNGVGKTSLMRAVVGHHPLTSGKISMEGKVLGKSASYDRARSGIGFVPQGREIFPLLSVEENLETGYAAVKRASRTIPTYVFELFPVLKDMLHRRGGDLSGGQQQQLAISRALVTRPKLLVLDEPTEGIQPSIIKDIGRAIRFLRDEEGMAILLVEQYLDFCRELADDIYIMDRGEVVHTGDAASLDRDDVRQHLMV from the coding sequence ATGCTGACTGTAGATAATGCCGTTCTGCACTATGGAGCTGCCGAGGCGCTTCGGGGTGTGTCCATGGAAGCGGCTTCTGGCCGCATCACTTGTGTTCTGGGCCGTAATGGTGTGGGCAAGACCAGTCTGATGCGTGCTGTCGTGGGGCATCATCCGCTCACCTCCGGCAAAATCAGCATGGAAGGCAAGGTGCTGGGCAAATCGGCCTCCTATGATCGCGCCCGCTCGGGCATCGGTTTTGTGCCACAGGGGCGCGAAATCTTTCCCCTGCTCAGTGTTGAGGAAAATCTGGAAACCGGATACGCCGCTGTCAAACGCGCATCGCGCACAATTCCGACCTATGTGTTTGAACTGTTTCCGGTTTTGAAAGACATGCTGCACCGGCGCGGTGGCGATTTGTCAGGTGGGCAGCAACAGCAACTGGCCATCAGCCGGGCGCTGGTAACACGGCCAAAACTTCTGGTTCTGGATGAACCGACGGAAGGCATTCAGCCGTCCATCATCAAGGATATTGGCCGCGCCATCCGCTTCCTGCGCGATGAGGAAGGCATGGCCATTTTGCTGGTCGAACAATATCTCGATTTCTGCCGCGAACTGGCCGATGACATTTACATTATGGATCGCGGCGAAGTGGTTCACACCGGCGATGCTGCAAGCCTGGACCGGGACGATGTACGCCAGCATTTGATGGTGTGA
- a CDS encoding BMP family protein yields the protein MTDPIKSLINAAISRRSVLKSAGLGASALAMPGLMGAAGAASHAPLKVAAIYTLPVEQQWISRIHKAALAAAERGDIEYVYSESTSNNDYERVMREYSEAGHDLIIGETFAVEDAARDVARDYPDKAYLMGSSFKPMDDAPNFAVFDNYIQDAAYLSGIIAGAMTKTKNIGMVGGFPIPEVNRLMHAFMAGALEMQSDIKFQVAFIGSWFDPAKAKETAFAQIDGGADIMYAERFGVSDAAKEKNVLAIGNVIDTQADYPDTVVASAIWHFEPTLAAAIEKAKAGDFKAEDYGVYSFMKAGGCSLAPYGTFEGKIPEEALAMVAAKEAAIKDGSFTVTINDEEPKSS from the coding sequence ATGACAGATCCAATCAAATCGCTGATCAATGCAGCGATTTCACGCCGTTCGGTGTTGAAAAGTGCAGGCTTGGGTGCCTCCGCGCTGGCCATGCCGGGCCTGATGGGTGCAGCTGGTGCTGCCAGCCACGCACCGCTCAAAGTTGCCGCCATTTACACGCTTCCTGTGGAGCAGCAATGGATCAGCCGCATTCATAAAGCAGCCCTTGCGGCCGCTGAACGCGGTGACATTGAATATGTCTATTCAGAAAGCACATCCAACAATGATTATGAGCGCGTCATGCGCGAATATTCTGAAGCTGGCCATGATCTGATCATTGGTGAAACCTTCGCTGTTGAAGATGCGGCACGTGATGTGGCCCGGGATTATCCGGACAAAGCCTATCTCATGGGTTCCAGCTTCAAGCCGATGGATGATGCCCCGAATTTTGCGGTTTTCGACAATTACATTCAGGACGCGGCCTATCTCTCTGGCATTATTGCCGGTGCCATGACCAAAACCAAGAATATCGGCATGGTTGGCGGCTTCCCAATTCCGGAAGTGAACCGCCTCATGCACGCATTCATGGCGGGCGCTCTGGAAATGCAGTCGGACATCAAGTTCCAGGTCGCTTTCATCGGCTCCTGGTTTGATCCGGCAAAAGCCAAGGAAACCGCCTTTGCTCAGATCGATGGCGGCGCTGACATCATGTATGCGGAACGTTTTGGCGTATCGGATGCGGCCAAGGAGAAAAACGTTCTGGCCATCGGCAATGTGATTGATACACAGGCAGATTATCCTGACACGGTCGTTGCATCAGCCATCTGGCATTTCGAGCCAACACTGGCTGCAGCCATTGAAAAAGCCAAGGCTGGCGACTTCAAGGCCGAGGATTACGGCGTCTATTCCTTCATGAAAGCGGGCGGCTGTTCTCTCGCGCCCTATGGCACATTTGAAGGCAAGATTCCGGAAGAAGCTCTTGCCATGGTCGCTGCAAAAGAAGCCGCCATCAAGGATGGAAGCTTCACGGTTACCATCAATGATGAAGAGCCGAAATCCAGCTAG
- the urtC gene encoding urea ABC transporter permease subunit UrtC, with product MLTHFLKKGLTWPITLTILVILAAAFAVPFLNLYLDTAHPLHIPNHLVGLYGKYLTYALLALALDLVWGYCGILSLGHGAFFALGGYAMGMYLMRQIGPRGVYGDPILPDFMVFLNWQELPWFWQGFDNFWFAALMIVLVPGALAFVFGWFAFRSRVTGVYLSIITQAMTYALLLAFFRNDMGFGGNNGLTDFKDILGYDIQASATRAGLFSASAIALALGVLITAAITSSQFGKLMIAVRDAESRTRFLGYRPEMVKLFAFVVSAIMAGIAGALYVPQVGIINPGEFAPANSIEVVVWTAVGGRGTIIGPIIGALVVNAGKSWFTGAFPEYWLFALGGLFILVTLLLPKGIVGTVRDGWAKLRPAKQQPTQDDQTKTAENKSGSQPQAAE from the coding sequence ATTTTAACGCACTTCCTCAAAAAGGGCCTCACCTGGCCTATCACGTTGACCATTCTGGTCATTCTGGCCGCGGCCTTTGCGGTTCCCTTCCTGAACCTCTATCTCGATACAGCTCATCCGCTACATATCCCCAATCATCTGGTGGGTTTGTATGGCAAATATCTCACCTATGCGCTTCTGGCTCTGGCCCTGGATCTGGTCTGGGGCTATTGCGGCATTCTCTCGCTCGGGCATGGCGCATTCTTTGCGCTGGGCGGTTATGCCATGGGCATGTATCTCATGCGCCAGATTGGCCCGCGCGGTGTCTATGGTGATCCGATCCTGCCCGATTTCATGGTCTTTCTGAATTGGCAGGAGTTGCCATGGTTCTGGCAGGGCTTTGATAATTTCTGGTTTGCCGCACTGATGATTGTTCTGGTGCCCGGTGCACTGGCGTTTGTTTTTGGCTGGTTTGCCTTCCGCAGCCGGGTCACAGGCGTATATCTGTCAATCATTACCCAAGCCATGACTTACGCTCTGCTGCTGGCCTTCTTCCGTAATGATATGGGCTTTGGCGGCAATAATGGCCTGACTGATTTCAAGGATATTCTGGGCTATGACATTCAGGCCAGCGCAACCCGCGCCGGACTGTTTTCCGCAAGTGCCATCGCATTGGCGCTGGGTGTTCTGATCACGGCGGCCATTACCAGTTCGCAATTCGGCAAGTTGATGATTGCTGTGCGGGATGCGGAAAGCCGGACACGGTTTCTGGGATACCGTCCTGAAATGGTCAAGCTGTTCGCCTTCGTAGTGTCCGCTATTATGGCAGGCATTGCCGGTGCGCTCTATGTGCCGCAAGTCGGCATCATCAACCCGGGAGAATTTGCCCCGGCCAATTCCATCGAAGTGGTTGTCTGGACCGCTGTCGGCGGACGTGGAACCATTATTGGGCCCATCATTGGTGCCCTGGTGGTAAATGCTGGCAAGAGTTGGTTTACCGGTGCTTTCCCGGAATATTGGCTGTTCGCGCTGGGCGGCCTGTTTATTCTGGTAACGCTTCTGTTGCCAAAAGGCATTGTCGGCACTGTGCGTGATGGTTGGGCAAAACTGCGCCCCGCCAAGCAACAACCGACACAGGATGACCAAACTAAAACGGCTGAAAATAAATCAGGCAGCCAGCCTCAGGCAGCGGAGTAG
- the ureG gene encoding urease accessory protein UreG produces the protein MSNSQNGPLRVGIGGPVGTGKTTLTAELCKAMRDKWSIGVITNDIYTSEDADALVQLQALSADRIMGVETGGCPHTAIREDASINLHAIREMNERHPDLDVIFIESGGDNLAATFSPELADLTLYVISVCQGGDIPRKGGPAITRSDLLIINKTELAPYVDVDLTQLEADAHKSRSGRPTAMTDLRSGKGLEAVIGFLQDSGGL, from the coding sequence ATGAGCAACTCTCAAAACGGTCCGTTGCGCGTTGGCATTGGCGGGCCTGTGGGCACTGGCAAAACCACACTGACCGCCGAATTGTGCAAGGCGATGCGTGATAAATGGTCCATCGGTGTCATCACCAATGACATTTATACAAGCGAAGATGCAGATGCGTTGGTGCAGCTTCAGGCGCTTTCCGCAGACCGCATCATGGGTGTGGAAACAGGCGGCTGTCCGCATACGGCCATTCGTGAAGACGCGTCCATCAATCTTCATGCCATCCGTGAGATGAATGAGCGCCATCCTGATCTGGATGTCATTTTCATTGAATCTGGCGGCGATAATCTGGCGGCCACCTTTTCGCCGGAACTGGCGGATTTGACGCTTTATGTCATTTCTGTCTGTCAGGGCGGAGATATCCCGCGCAAAGGCGGCCCTGCGATCACGCGTTCAGATTTGCTGATCATCAATAAAACAGAACTGGCGCCCTATGTTGATGTTGATCTGACGCAATTGGAAGCGGATGCCCATAAATCTCGCAGTGGTCGTCCGACAGCCATGACAGATCTGCGTAGTGGCAAAGGATTGGAAGCGGTGATCGGTTTTCTACAGGATTCCGGTGGGCTATAG
- a CDS encoding carboxymuconolactone decarboxylase family protein, with amino-acid sequence MSDDTYKIGKELSESLNPGMEDALRQRYGHLVPGMAESVVDFAYGQQYAREGLDLKTRYLATIAALTALGSQTKPQLKVNIAGALKAGASQREIGEVIWQMALYGGFPAAVNALNAALEVFEDETE; translated from the coding sequence ATGAGTGATGACACTTATAAAATCGGCAAGGAATTGTCCGAAAGCCTTAATCCGGGCATGGAAGACGCGTTGCGTCAGCGTTATGGTCACCTTGTGCCCGGCATGGCGGAGTCCGTCGTGGATTTTGCCTATGGCCAACAATATGCCCGCGAAGGCCTGGATCTGAAGACCCGCTACCTGGCAACTATTGCAGCGCTCACAGCACTTGGAAGCCAGACCAAACCCCAATTGAAAGTCAATATTGCTGGCGCTCTGAAAGCTGGCGCAAGTCAGCGTGAAATTGGCGAAGTGATCTGGCAGATGGCGCTGTATGGCGGCTTTCCAGCTGCGGTCAATGCGCTCAACGCGGCGTTGGAAGTTTTCGAGGACGAAACAGAATGA
- the ureE gene encoding urease accessory protein UreE encodes MIRATHFIDHVHDAADTITLDETARHRRRLKMQSDSGISFLLDLPEARLLRHGEGLVLEDGRVIEVQAEPEPLYEVRARDEKHLLQLAWQLGNRHLPAQITADSIRIRADHVIKAMLIGLGAKVAEINAPFDPEGGAYGQADNTHDHSHGHHAHSHD; translated from the coding sequence GTGATCCGCGCTACTCATTTCATCGATCATGTTCATGATGCGGCCGATACAATTACGCTGGACGAAACGGCTCGGCACAGGCGTCGCCTCAAAATGCAGTCCGACAGTGGCATCTCATTTCTGCTTGATCTGCCGGAAGCAAGATTGCTGCGTCATGGTGAGGGGCTGGTGCTGGAAGATGGTAGGGTGATTGAAGTGCAGGCTGAACCGGAGCCGCTGTATGAGGTGCGGGCGCGTGACGAAAAGCACCTTCTGCAACTCGCCTGGCAATTGGGCAACCGGCATCTGCCAGCGCAGATTACTGCGGACAGTATTCGCATCCGCGCTGACCATGTCATCAAGGCAATGCTGATTGGCCTTGGTGCAAAGGTGGCTGAAATAAATGCGCCGTTTGATCCGGAGGGCGGCGCTTATGGTCAGGCCGACAATACGCACGACCACAGTCACGGGCATCATGCCCACAGCCACGATTGA